The Mycobacterium riyadhense sequence CGCCGGGGATGTTCCAGCGCATGCCGGACAGTTTCAGTCGCTGGCCGACGAGGGATTTGCAGCCGGCCTCGACGACTCCGGAGCCGACGAACATGCCGTGTGCGCGGAAGTAGGCGTAGCGCATCCGGTGGGCGTTGGTCTTGAAGTACGGCAGTGCTCTTGCCGTCTGGTGGGCGGTGTCGTCTGGTAGTTGCGGCAGGAGCCGCTCGGTTTGGGTGACCAGGGTTTCGATGTCGCCGGCGTCGAGGTCGGCCAGGCGGGCGGCCAACCAGTCCAGGTGCTCATCGCCGAGGACGCCGGTGAGGTGCGCGGCGAGGGCGTGCAGGTGTTCGCGGGCGTGGTAGAGGTCCACGATCGGGGTGGCCGCGGGCAGGATCGCGGTGGCCAGGTTCCAGATCCAGGGCGCGCCGTCGCCGAGGACGACCAGTTGGCGGATGGCATCGGCGCCGCGGCGGCGGGCCTCGGCCGCCACCAGGGTGGTGAATTCGGCCACGGGGGCGAAGCTGGCCAGGTAGCTGGTGGAGTCCGGGTCGCGCACTGGCCGGCCGTCGGTGTCGACGGTGGTCTGGGTGAACAGGGCGGCGAGTTTGACCTCGCGGGTGCGGGCCCGCCCGTCGGGGGCCTTGCCGGCACGCCCGGTGGTGGCGGCGGGCACCATCGGCACGCCGGTGCCGTCGATGGCGAGGTAGAGCTTGTCGGGCAGCACCGCCGGTGGCAGCACGCGCACCCGGCGGGCCGCGATGGCGGCCGACTCGGCGGCGATGCGCGCCGCGACGGCGGCACCGTCGTTTTCGGCGCTGCGTTCGATCCGCTTGGGGTTCAACCGGATTCCGGCCAGCTCAGCGAGCAGGTCGGACGCGGTGGCGAACGGTTGCGCGGCCCCGGCGCGGGCCACCATCCGGCGCAGTCCCGGCGACAGCGACGCCCCGGTAACACCGAGCACGTCGTCACGCGGAACGAGGCCGCGCCCGCACCCGCCGCAGTGGTAGTAGGCGCGGCGCAGTTCGACCGGCCCCAGCACGGTCTGGATCGTCTTGGTCCGGTAGCCGACGAACTCGGCCGCATGACCTGCACTGCAGTCGATCCGGGGTCCGCGGTGGCCGGTGTCGGCGGCCAGCAATCGGCCTAGCAGCGAGGCACCGAGCCGGGTCATCGCGGTGCGGATCGCCAGCTCCACGGCCTCCAAATCCTCCCCTGAGGTACCCAGCGACCGCACGGCCAGCGCGGCCAGCCGGTCTACCTCGGCCGCGAACTCCGCTTCGAGCGCCTCTCGGAGCCCCCTTTTTCGGCCTGCGTGTCGACCGTGGACGAAACCGTGCCGGCCGCACCGGGCGGGCGCGCCTCACAGATGGCTTCGTTGACCGCCACGATCTGCTCGCTCACCGCCGCGAAGCGGTGGTAATTGGCCAGCTCGGCGCGCACCTTGTCCACCTCCTCGGCCGACAACTGCCGCCCCTTGGTACCGCGCCCGGCCACGGTGCGCGTCCACAGATACCGCGGCCCGTGCCCGGGGTGATCCGGTTGCGCGCACGCGCAGTTGGGTTTCCCGCAGCGACGGTAGTTCTCGCTGATCGAGCCGCGCCGGAAATCGCCCGTCGCGGCCAGCTGCTCGTAGAGCCTGGTCCGCTGCCCCTCCAGATCGTCCAACGACGGATCCACCATCCACGCTCCTAGTCTGGTTGTTTATACCACAACCAGACTATCGCGCCACCAGCCGCAATCCCGAGCACCTACATTCGTGTCGCACACCCGGCCGCACGGGGTAAACGAGTACCCAAATTACCGCCCGCAAGTAGCCCAGTTACTGGCCCAGCGTGTTCTGCATCGCGCCAGCCAGCACGTTCACCGCGGGACCGGCGTTGCCAGACTGGCAGACCTTGGCCTGCAGCAACACATTTTCGCGCAGCCGGGTTTGATCGAAGCAGCGACGATCGGTGCCCGCTTCTTGTTTGGTCCACGCGGAATCCGCAGCGCCGGGTGGCCCGCCGGCGAACGACCACACCTGGGTGATTCCGTTGTCCAAGTGCATCGCGGTGGTCTGCCCTGAGCAACCCGCGGTCCGGTCGACAACACGGTGGAAGGCCCGGTCGGCGGCGTCGTTGGTAGCGAACACCCCAACCGCCTGCTTGACGTAGTGGGTTTGGTCGGTGGCCGACGTCTGCGTGGTCGCTCCGTTGAACGACGCCAGGTCGGGATCGTTGTACACCTCGGGCAGCCCGATGTCCGCCCAGTTGTTGCACACCGGCTCGTCGACCCAAAACGCCTGGAAGGGCTCGGTGAACACCGACTCCCACCCCATTGGGCCGCCGACGATATTGCCGACCGATCCTCTGCCGAGGACCGCGTAGTTCACCACTCCCGGCTCCGACGGGTTCGCAGCGGCAATCGGCACTGCGAGCATTCCGGCGATACCCAGGCCGCAGCTCAACACCGCGGCGGTGACGCGCATCGTCATGGCCCGATCATGCCAGGCGCGACGAACGTCGAGTTGTCAGGCCGAAATGCGTCGTCCAAACCGCCCAACAGCTCGACGTTGGACGCCTAGCTCAGATTGGCCCGAACCCCCTCCTCGACTTTCTTGCCAAGATCGGCGTCTACGTTGCGCCAGTACTCGAACACCCGCGACAGCACCGGCTCCTTCACACCCTTGGAGACGTGTCCAATAATGTTGTGCGCCAAACGGTCCCGCGCGTCATCGTCGAGCACCTCACGGACCATGGTGCCGGCCTGCCCCCAGTCGTCGTCCTCGGCCCGCAGCGTGTACGCGGCCCGGATCATCTCACCGTCGGCGTACCAGCGCACCTCGGCGGCGCGTGCCGGGTCGGCTTGCGGGCCACCGTAGGAGTTGGGCGCATAGACCGGATCCGAGACGTTGTGGATGCGCATTGCCCCGTCTTTGGAGTAGCTGTGCACCTCTACTTTCGGCGTATTGACCGGTATCTGCTTGTAATTGGTCCCCAGCCGGGCACGGTGTGCATCGGCGTAGGAGAAGCCGCGAGCCAGCAGCATCTTGTCCGGACTGAGGCCGGTGCCGGGCACGATGTTGTTGGGCTCGAAGGCGGCCTGCTCGATCTCGGTGTGGTAGTCGGTGACGTTGCGGTCGAGCGTCAGCCTGCCGACTTCGATCAACGGATAGTCGCCGTGCGGCCACACTTTGGTCAGATCGAACGGGTTGAAGCGGTAGGTCTTGGCCTCCTCGAACGGCATGATCTGCATCTTGAGCGTCCAGCTCGGGTACTCACCACGCTCAATGGCCTCGTAGAGATCCCGCTGGTGGTAGTCACCGTCTTCGCCGGCAAGGCGGTCGGCCTCCTCCTGAGTCAAGAAGTCGGCGCCCTGATCGGTCTTGAAGTGGTACTTCACCCAGAAGATCTCGCCGGCGGAGTTGATCCAGCTGTAGGCGTGACTGCTGTAGCCGTTCATATGCCGCCAGCTCTTGGGGATGCCCCGGTCACCCATTAGCCAAGTCACCTGATGCGCCGACTCGGGCGAGAGAGTCCAGAAGTCCCACTGCATGTTGTGGTCGCGCAGATTGGTTGCCGCCATGCGCTTCTGCGACCGGATGAAGTGCTGGAACTTCAGCGGATCGCGCACGAAGAAGATCGGCGTGTTGTTGCCGACCATGTCGAAGTTGCCCTCCGCCGTATAGAACTTCAGCGCGAAGCCGCGCGGATCCCGCCAGGTGTCTGGGCTGCCACGCTCACCGGCAACCGTGGAGAACCGGATCAGTGTGTCGGTCTTGGTACCCGGCTGAAAAACCGCGGCGCTGGTGTACTTGCTGACGTCGTTGGTCACCTCGAAGTGGCCGAACGCGCCGCCGCCCTTGGCGTGCGGTTGACGTTCCGGGATGCGTTCCCGGTTGAACATGGCCATCTGCTCGATGAGGTAGTGGTCCTGCAGCAGAATCGGGCCATCGGGTCCGATCGTCAACGACTGATCGTCACTGGGTGCGGGGCCGCCGCCGTCAGTGGTGGTGTAGCGTTTCGTCATTCGCTATCTCCTCCTTGCCGAATAAGGTTAGGTATCAAGCGCTTTCAGTGCGCTACCGCGCAACTAGGCATCACAGTAGAGCCAGCGATCGCGCGACACAGCGGTCACGCCAACCGAGAAAATGATCAAAGTCCGGCCGCTAGCGTCCGGGCGGACTAGTGGGGAGAGTGGCCGGACCCGTTGTCGGCGGCGGAACGGGAACGGAACCGCCGGGACCAACTACCCCAGGGGGCGGTGGGCCGGGTAGGAACCCAGGACCGATACCCGCAGGCGGAGGTCCTCCCTGGAACCAGTACCACCCGGCCCCTGGACCGGAACCACCGGGGCCTCCGGAACCTCCAGTTCGGAATATGCCGAAGTGATGGCGGTGGTGATGGCATTTGCCGCCCCCGGCCACTATCGCACCGGCGAAGAATATCGTCGACGCGATGAAAACAATCCCGGCGATGATCACCACCCAGGCTGCGGCCCGGTACAGCCGGGACGGCTTCTCCCATGCCGGCGGCGGTGGAGGCGGAGCTGTTGCGACGGGGGCTGGGGGTTCCGGTGTTTCGCTCATATCTTTGAATATCCACTCAAGCCGGTATGACCGTAAAGGGTTCCGACGACAAAGTTGTCATGAATTGACGTAGCCCGGTGCTCTGCTGAACACCGGGCGCGTAGGTATGGGTGCGCTACCGACCGGGTGTCGGCGAGGGCGCGATCGATGGCGCAACCGACGTCGGCACCTGCCCGGGTCCGGCCGGCCCGGTACCAGGATTGACCGCCGGTGCACCGGTATCTGGAAGACGGTGCATCATCCCATGCTTGAAGTGATGCCGGTGGTGATGGCCGCCGTGCCCGGTGAGCATGCCCAGCCGGAAGCCGGTGAAGAAGATGACCGAGACGATGAACACGATCCCGGCAACGATGACTACCCAGGCTGCGGCTTTGAAGACCTTGGGGGTCTGGTACGCCGGTGGATTTGCCGTCGGTGGTGGCGGTGGTGCTACTGCGGTAGAAGTTTCACTCATGAGACGCATGATGCCTGGGCAAACAATAGTCGCGGCTATGCGTTACTTATGTAGCAGCTGTGAGCCCAACTCTCGTTGGCGAAGCTGTAGCTGCCGTTATCATTTTCGGCGTGTCGTCGCGGTGCTCTCGGCGACCGACAGTACGCACCGCGCCAGGCGACCGGGGTGTCGTCGGTGGCGTCCGGCGCGGGCGCGGGCGGATCAGGTTCTTCGGGCTGAGCTTATGAGTTTTCTATGAGGTTATGTAGCGCGACATCGATCGTCTGACACGGCGCGTACCTTGCTTTCGTTGTTCCGACGGCCGGGGAACCGCCGGGGCCTAGTAAATAACCGCGTGACGGGTTTGCTAATGGGGGGTTGACATGTCGTATGTGATTGCGGCGCCGGAGATAATGGCGGCGGCGGCAACGGATCTGGCCCGAATCGAATCGGCGCTCAGCACGGCCAACGCGGCCGCGATGGCTCAGACGACGTCACTGCTTGCGGCGGGCGCCGATGAGGTGTCGGTCGCAGTCGCGGCGCTGTTTTCCGCCCACGGCCAGGGGTATCAGGCGCTCAGTGCGCAGGCGGCGGCGTTTCATGACCAGTTCATGCGGGCTCTGGCCGCGGGGGCGGGCTCGTATGCCAGTGCGGAGGCCGCGTCCGCCACGCCTATGCAGGAGCTGCTCAATCTGATCAATGCCCCATTCGTGACGCTGACCGGGCGCCCGCTGATCGGCAACGGCGCCAACGGGGCCCCGGAAAGCGGGGCCAATGGCGGGGCCGGCGGGTGGTTGATCGGCAACGGCGGCGCCGGCGGGTCCGGTGCCACCGCTGTTGGCGACGGTAAGGCCGGCGGTAACGGCGGGCCCGCCGGGCTGTTCGGCAACGGCGGGGCAGGCGGGGCCGGCGGGAACTCACTGAGCGGCACCGGCGGGGCCGGCGGCCGTGGCGGCGACGCCATGCTGTTCGGCAACGGCGGCCCCGGCGGGGCCGGCGGGTGGGCAGGGGGCACTGCCCAAGTCGCCGGGGCCGGCGGGGCCGGCGGCAACGCCGGTTCGCTCTTCGGCGCCGCCGGGACCGGCGGCGTCGGAGGGTCCGCCACAGACACCGGCGGTGACGGCGGGCCCGGCGGGGCCGGCGGGGCCGGCGGGATGTTCGCCAGCGGCGGGGCCGGCGGGGCCGGCGGGTCTGGCGGCAACACCGACGGTGACGGCGGGGCCGGCGGGGCCGGCGGGGCCGGCGGGCTGTTCGGCGCCGGCGGTGACGGCGGGGCCGGCGGGGCTGGCGGGACCACCGCCACCGGCGGGGCCGGCGGGGCCGGGGGCAACGCCGGCATGCTCTCGGTCGGTGCCGCCGGCGGCGCCGGCGGCAGCGGCGGGTCCGGGGACGGTATCGGCGGTGACGGCGGGGCCGGTGGGACCGGCAGCTTAATCTTGGGCGCCGGCGGCGCCGGCGGCGCCGGCGGCAGCGGCGGGACCACCGTTAGCCCCGGCATCGGCGGGGCCGGCGGGTTAGGTGGGGCCGGCGGCTTAGTCATAGGCTCTGGCGGCAGCGGCGGCGCCGGCGGGTTCGGCACCATCACCGGCGGGGCCGGCGGGGCCGGCGGCAAGCCCGGACTGATTGGCAACGGCGGTGACGGGGGTGCCGGAGGCGACGGCGGCATCGGCGGCGGCGCCGGTGGGGCCGGCGGCAACGCCGTGCTGATCGGCAACGGCGGCAACGGCGGCAACGGCGGTGGCTTCGGGCCCGTCAAGGGCAACGGCGGCACCGGCGGCACCGGCGGGCTGCTGCTCGGCCTGAACGGGATCAACGGGACGAAGGGCGTATAGCCACGGGGCCCTCGGGGCCCGCGCGCATCGCAGGTCGCGCGCGATTAATTGACCTGATGAGCTACTGCGCGTGTCGTCACGCCAAGCCTTCAACTCGTCAAGCGCGCACTGCAGGCGGAAAGCGGAAATTAGCCGTCTGAAGTGGGTTTGAACGGGTTGACCGCGAACTGAATGACCCGGTAGGGACCGGTCTGGCGGGCGCGGGTATCCCACTGGCTGACGAATATCCGCAACTCATCGAGCGTGGAACCTGGCGAAATGTAGCCGCCGTACGGTTGCGCGAGCCGGTTGTCGTACGGCGGCGGCAGACTCTCCGCCGGGTCGGGCCACTCGTCGTGTCGCACCACCGTGGTCACCGGCGCGTCACCCAGCAATGTCGGGTCGTGGGCCACCCGGACCTCCATGTCGCCGGTGTTGGCGTTGAAATAGGACAGCACGGTCTGGCCATCGATCTGCCTGATGCTCATCTCGCCCACCTGGTCGGGCCACAGCGGCGTCGGTGGCTTGTTCCAACCACCGCCGGGTCCCGCCGCCCAGCCCTGCCACCGCGAACGGTCGGTGAACGCTTGGGGCGTGGCCCGGTATAGCACCACCGGTTGCCTGCGGGTGAAGCTGTTGGCCACGATGTAGACCCAGCCGCTTGGCGAATCGGGGGTTGGGATGGGGTCGTAGTACCCGCTGATCTGCGTCTGATGGTCGTCCTGGAAGGAGGCGTCGCGCCGCGATCCCGGAACGGTCTGCCAGCCGCCGCGCGCCGGTTCGGCAACCACTAGCCGCGAGTTCAACGGCTCCAGGTCTTTCGTCGTAGCCACCATCAGGTAGTTGCGCCGGTTGATCTGGACCACCCCGGCGGGCAGCTGCGAAGTCCCCGGCGGTGTGGGATCGGCCAGTAGCGGTTTGCTGATGCCGGTGACGCCCGTATAGCGCACCCCGTCGGGATCGTCGACCGATGCGGTGTCGACATGCAACGCGATCGGCGCGTACCAGCCGCCGAACCCGACGCCCTGACCGGCAAAGCTGTCGCCGCATACCTGCAGCAGTTGGCTGGGGAACTCCACGAACTCGCACAGGTCGGTGGCACCGATCCCGTAGTCGCCGGTCGGGGTTCCGGTACCGGCCGTCGGACCGATCCGTAGCACTTGACCCGGTGCCAGCGGCCGCAGGATCGGCTCCGGTGCGGGTGCGGGCGGATCGGCGTGTGCGATCCAACATGCACCCCAAAAGAATTGTGGCACAACCAAACACAACAATGCCGCGGTATGCCCGCGGATCACAATTCAGAAGCCAGCAGCTCGGCGATCTGAATTGTGTTCAGCGCCGCCCCCTTGCGAAGGTTGTCACCCGAAACGAACAGCGCCAGGCCACGACCGTCCGGGACTCCGGGGTCCGGGCGGACGCGGCCGACCAGTGATTCGTCGACGCCGGCGGCAGCCAGGGGTGTGGGTATATCGACGAGCTTCACACCCGGGGCGCCGCCGAGCAGTTCGCGAGCCCGCTGCGGCGAGAGCGGCCGGGCGAATTCGGCGTTGATCGACAGCGAGTGGCCGGTGAATACCGGAACCCGCACACAGGTGCCGCTCACCAACAAGTGCGGAATGCCGAGGATCTTGCGGCTCTCAAAGCGCAGCTTCTGGTCCTCGTCGGTTTCGCCGGAGCCGTCGTCGACCAGCGATCCGGCCAGTGGCACCACGTTAAACGCAATGGGCGCAACGTATTTGCTTGGTGCCGGGAAATCCACGGCGTCACCGGCGTGCACCAACTGTTCGGCCTCCCCGATGACAGCACGCGCCTGAATGGCGAGTTCGTCCACCCCGGCCAGACCGCTGCCGGACACCGCCTGATAGGTAGACGCAACGATGCGCACCAACTGGGCTTCGTCGTGCAGCACCTTGAGCACCGGCATGGCGGCCATCGTGGTGCAGTTCGGGTTGGCGATGATGCCCTTCGGCCGCTTATGCGCGTCCCGGTGGAAGTTCACCTCCGACACCACCAGCGGCACGTCGGGGTCCTTTCGCCACGCCGACGAGTTGTCGATCACCGTCACGCCGGCGGCCGCGAACCGCGGCGCCTGCACCCTAGACATCGCCGCGCCGGCAGAGAACAGCGCGATGTCCAGCCCGCTCGGGTCGGCGGTTTCGGCGTCTTCGACCTCGATCTCTTGACCGCGGAAGGCCAGCTTGCGGCCCTGTGAGCGGGCGGAGGCGAAGAACCGCACGGATTGGGCCGGAAAGTCGCGTTCGTCGAGCAGGGTGCGCATCACCTGGCCCACCTGTCCGGTGGCGCCAACTACCCCAATTGACAAGCCCATTTACCGCCCCGTCCCCGCGTACACCGTCGCCGTCTCCTCGCCACCAAGACCGAATGCCTCATGCAAAGCAACGACGGCCTTGTCGAGTTCGGTGTCACGGCACAACACCGAGATGCGGATCTCGGAGGTGGAGATCAGCTCGATGTTGACCCCGACCGCGGCCAGCGCTTCACAGAAGGTCGCCGTAACCCCGGGATGGCTGCGCATGCCCGCCCCGATCAGCGACACCTTGCCGATGTGGTCGTCGTAGAGCAGCTGGGTGAAGCCGATCTCGTCCTTAAGCGCGTCCAGCTTGGCCACCGCCGTGGGCCCGCTGTCGCGGGAACAGGTGAAGGTGATGTCGGTCTTGCCATCCTCGACCTTGGAGACGTTTTGCAGCACCATGTCGATGTTCACATCGGCGTCGGCGACGGCGCGAAACACTTTGGCGGCGTACCCCGGTATGTCGGGGAGCCCGACAACAGTCACCTTGGCCTCGCTGCGGTCGTGCGCGACTCCGGTCAGGATGGGGTCTTCCATGGCTATGTCCTTGATCGATCCGACGACGACGGTGCCTAGCTTGTCCGAATACGACGACCGAACATGCACCGGAATGTTATGGCGCCGTGCGTATTCCACACAGCGCAGCATCAGTACCTTGGCGCCGCAGGCGGCCATTTCGAGCATCTCTTCGAAGGTCACCGTGTCGAGCTTGCGAGCGTTGTGCACGATGCGTGGGTCGCCGCTGAAGATGCCGTCCACATCGGTGTAGATCTCGCAGACGTCGGCGCCCAGGGCCGCGGCCATGGCGACGGCGGTGGTGTCCGAGCCCCCGCGCCCCAAGGTGGTGACGTCGCGGGTGTCCTGGCTGACGCCTTGGAATCCCGCGACCAACACAATCCGGCCTTCGTCGAGCGCGGTTTGCAGACGCCCCGGGGTGACGTCGATGATCTTCGCGTTGCCGTGAGTGCCGGTGGTGATCACGCCCGCTTGCGAACCGGTGAATGACCGGGCATGAGCCCCCAGCGATTCGATTGCCATGGCCACCAACGCGTTGGAGATGCGTTCACCGGCGGTCAGCAGCATGTCCAATTCCCGGGGTGGCGGGGCTGGGCATACCTGCTGAGCCAGGTCCAGCAGGTCGTCGGTGGTGTCGCCCATCGCCGAGACCACCACGACGACGTCGTTTCCCTGCTTCTTGGTCTCGACGATGCGCTCAGCGACGCGGCGGATCCGGTCGGCGTCGGCCACCGAAGATCCGCCGTACTTCTGCACGACGAGCGCCACTGAATCCCTTCCCGGCTTGGCGATAAGTCCACAACAGAATACGTGGTGGCCGAGTGTGGGCTCTCAGCACGGAAACTGCGACGAAACCGTCCATAAGTCCCACGCTCGGCGGCTCAGACCGCGGGTTTTGGTCGAGGCGGCACTAGCGGTAGAGTTCAGGACGTGCAGCGGGTGCTCCTCCTCGGACGCCGCGACGGGGTCTGATCCAGACCGGCTTCCCGTCGCGGGTCGTTCGCGATGCGCCGGTCTGAGGTTCCTTCTAACTTCCCCGGAGCAACTACCGTGACTAATCCTGATTCACCCGACGCCTATCAGTCAGCCCGCACCATCGTGAAACCCGCCGGCCCACCCAGGCCCGGCCAGCCCGTCTGGAACCCGCAGCGAGGTTCCGCGATGCCGGTCAACCGGTACCGACCGTTCGCCGATGAGGTCGAGCCCATCCGGGTCCCCAGCCGCACCTGGCCCGACCGTGTGATCGATCGCGCGCCCCTGTGGTGCGCGGTGGATCTGCGCGACGGCAACCAGGCGCTGATCGACCCGATGAGCCCGGCCCGCAAGCGCCGCATGTTCGACCTGCTGGTCCGCATGGGCTACAAGGAGATCGAGGTCGGGTTTCCGTCGGCCAGTCAGACCGACTTCGACTTCGTCCGCGAGATCATCGAGCAGGGCGCGATTCCCGACGACGTCACCATCCAGGTGCTGACCCAATGCCGGCCCGAGCTGATCGAGCGCACCTTCGAGGCGTGTTCGGGTGCAGCCCGCGCGATCGTGCACTTCTACAACTCGACGTCAATCCTGCAGCGCCGCGTGGTATTTCGCGCCGACCGCGCCGCCGTACAAGCGATCGCGGTGGACGGGGCGCACAAGTGCGTCGAGGAGGCCGCGAAATACCCGGGCACGCAGTGGCGGTTCGAGTACTCGCCGGAGTCCTACACCGGCACCGAGCTGGAATACGCCAAGCAGGTGTGCGACGCCGTCGGCGAGGTCATCCAACCGACGCCGGACAATCCGATCATCTTCAACCTGCCCGCCACCGTCGAGATGGCAACCCCCAACGTCTACGCCGACTCGATCGAGTGGATGAGCCGCAACCTGGCCAACCGGGAGTCGGTGATTCTGAGCCTGCATCCCCACAATGACCGCGGAACCGCCGTCGCCGCAGCCGAATTGGGCTTTGCCGCCGGCGCCGACCGGATCGAGGGCTGCCTGTTCGGCAACGGCGAGCGCACCGGCAACGTGTGCCTGGTGACGCTGGGGCTCAACCTGTTCTCCCGCGGCGTGGACCCGCAGATCGATTTCTCCAACATCGACGAGATCCGGCGTACCGTGGAGTACTGCAACCAGCTGCCGGTGCACGAGCGTCACCCCTATGGCGGGGACCTGGTGTACACCGCGTTCTCGGGTAGCCACCAGGACGCCATCAACAAGGGTCTGGACGCGATGAAGTTCGACGCCGACGCCGCCGACACCGACGTGGACGAAATGCTCTGGCAGGTGCCCTATCTGCCGATCGACCCCAAGGACGTCGGACGTACCTACGAGGCAGTGATCCGGGTCAACTCGCAGTCCGGCAAGGGCGGGGTGGCCTACATCATGAAGGCGGACTACGGCCTGGCCCTGCCGCGACGGCTGCAGATCGAGTTCTCCCGCGTGATCCAAGAGATCGCAGAGGGCACGGCGGGCGAGGGGGGTGAGGTCTCGCCGAAGGAGATGTGGGATGCGTTCGCCGAGGAGTACCTGGCCCCGGTGTGGCCGCTGGAGCGCATGAAGCAGCATGTCGATGCGTCCGACGAGGACGGCGGCACTACCAGCATCAAGGCGACCGTCAAGGTCAACGGGGTCGAGACCGAGATCAGCGGTTCGGGCAACGGCCCGTTGGCCGCGTTCGTCCATGCGCTTGGCGGCGTCGGGTTCGACGTAGCGGTCCTGGACTACTCCGAACACGCGATGAGTTCCGGCGACGATGCTCAGGCGGCTGCTTATGTTGAGGCTTCGGTAGCCGTGCCGATCGCGAGCGCGGCGCAGCCGGGCGAAGCGGGTCGGCACGCAGACAGCCCCGTGCCGATCGCGAGCGCGGCGCAGCCGGGCGAAGCGGGTCGGCACGCAGACAGCCCCGTGCCGATCGCGAGCGCGGCGCAGCCGGGCGAAGCGGGTCGGCACGCAGACAGCCCCGTGCCGATCGCGAGCGCGGCGCAGCCGGGCGAAGCGGGTCGGCACGCAGACAGCCCCCGCCGAACGGTGTGGGGCGTGGGCATAGCGCCGTCGATCACTACGGCGTCGCTGCGCGCCGTAGTGTCGGCGGTCAACCGAGCAAGCAATGCACGATAACGGGGATGCCCAGGCG is a genomic window containing:
- a CDS encoding aspartate-semialdehyde dehydrogenase produces the protein MGLSIGVVGATGQVGQVMRTLLDERDFPAQSVRFFASARSQGRKLAFRGQEIEVEDAETADPSGLDIALFSAGAAMSRVQAPRFAAAGVTVIDNSSAWRKDPDVPLVVSEVNFHRDAHKRPKGIIANPNCTTMAAMPVLKVLHDEAQLVRIVASTYQAVSGSGLAGVDELAIQARAVIGEAEQLVHAGDAVDFPAPSKYVAPIAFNVVPLAGSLVDDGSGETDEDQKLRFESRKILGIPHLLVSGTCVRVPVFTGHSLSINAEFARPLSPQRARELLGGAPGVKLVDIPTPLAAAGVDESLVGRVRPDPGVPDGRGLALFVSGDNLRKGAALNTIQIAELLASEL
- a CDS encoding aspartate kinase gives rise to the protein MALVVQKYGGSSVADADRIRRVAERIVETKKQGNDVVVVVSAMGDTTDDLLDLAQQVCPAPPPRELDMLLTAGERISNALVAMAIESLGAHARSFTGSQAGVITTGTHGNAKIIDVTPGRLQTALDEGRIVLVAGFQGVSQDTRDVTTLGRGGSDTTAVAMAAALGADVCEIYTDVDGIFSGDPRIVHNARKLDTVTFEEMLEMAACGAKVLMLRCVEYARRHNIPVHVRSSYSDKLGTVVVGSIKDIAMEDPILTGVAHDRSEAKVTVVGLPDIPGYAAKVFRAVADADVNIDMVLQNVSKVEDGKTDITFTCSRDSGPTAVAKLDALKDEIGFTQLLYDDHIGKVSLIGAGMRSHPGVTATFCEALAAVGVNIELISTSEIRISVLCRDTELDKAVVALHEAFGLGGEETATVYAGTGR
- a CDS encoding DUF4185 domain-containing protein; the encoded protein is MCLVVPQFFWGACWIAHADPPAPAPEPILRPLAPGQVLRIGPTAGTGTPTGDYGIGATDLCEFVEFPSQLLQVCGDSFAGQGVGFGGWYAPIALHVDTASVDDPDGVRYTGVTGISKPLLADPTPPGTSQLPAGVVQINRRNYLMVATTKDLEPLNSRLVVAEPARGGWQTVPGSRRDASFQDDHQTQISGYYDPIPTPDSPSGWVYIVANSFTRRQPVVLYRATPQAFTDRSRWQGWAAGPGGGWNKPPTPLWPDQVGEMSIRQIDGQTVLSYFNANTGDMEVRVAHDPTLLGDAPVTTVVRHDEWPDPAESLPPPYDNRLAQPYGGYISPGSTLDELRIFVSQWDTRARQTGPYRVIQFAVNPFKPTSDG
- a CDS encoding PE family protein, with product MSYVIAAPEIMAAAATDLARIESALSTANAAAMAQTTSLLAAGADEVSVAVAALFSAHGQGYQALSAQAAAFHDQFMRALAAGAGSYASAEAASATPMQELLNLINAPFVTLTGRPLIGNGANGAPESGANGGAGGWLIGNGGAGGSGATAVGDGKAGGNGGPAGLFGNGGAGGAGGNSLSGTGGAGGRGGDAMLFGNGGPGGAGGWAGGTAQVAGAGGAGGNAGSLFGAAGTGGVGGSATDTGGDGGPGGAGGAGGMFASGGAGGAGGSGGNTDGDGGAGGAGGAGGLFGAGGDGGAGGAGGTTATGGAGGAGGNAGMLSVGAAGGAGGSGGSGDGIGGDGGAGGTGSLILGAGGAGGAGGSGGTTVSPGIGGAGGLGGAGGLVIGSGGSGGAGGFGTITGGAGGAGGKPGLIGNGGDGGAGGDGGIGGGAGGAGGNAVLIGNGGNGGNGGGFGPVKGNGGTGGTGGLLLGLNGINGTKGV
- a CDS encoding ISKra4 family transposase, with protein sequence MELAIRTAMTRLGASLLGRLLAADTGHRGPRIDCSAGHAAEFVGYRTKTIQTVLGPVELRRAYYHCGGCGRGLVPRDDVLGVTGASLSPGLRRMVARAGAAQPFATASDLLAELAGIRLNPKRIERSAENDGAAVAARIAAESAAIAARRVRVLPPAVLPDKLYLAIDGTGVPMVPAATTGRAGKAPDGRARTREVKLAALFTQTTVDTDGRPVRDPDSTSYLASFAPVAEFTTLVAAEARRRGADAIRQLVVLGDGAPWIWNLATAILPAATPIVDLYHAREHLHALAAHLTGVLGDEHLDWLAARLADLDAGDIETLVTQTERLLPQLPDDTAHQTARALPYFKTNAHRMRYAYFRAHGMFVGSGVVEAGCKSLVGQRLKLSGMRWNIPGATGILTLRCQQASGRFDRIWTQPHNQIAAHATA
- a CDS encoding sensor domain-containing protein: MRVTAAVLSCGLGIAGMLAVPIAAANPSEPGVVNYAVLGRGSVGNIVGGPMGWESVFTEPFQAFWVDEPVCNNWADIGLPEVYNDPDLASFNGATTQTSATDQTHYVKQAVGVFATNDAADRAFHRVVDRTAGCSGQTTAMHLDNGITQVWSFAGGPPGAADSAWTKQEAGTDRRCFDQTRLRENVLLQAKVCQSGNAGPAVNVLAGAMQNTLGQ
- a CDS encoding catalase; protein product: MTKRYTTTDGGGPAPSDDQSLTIGPDGPILLQDHYLIEQMAMFNRERIPERQPHAKGGGAFGHFEVTNDVSKYTSAAVFQPGTKTDTLIRFSTVAGERGSPDTWRDPRGFALKFYTAEGNFDMVGNNTPIFFVRDPLKFQHFIRSQKRMAATNLRDHNMQWDFWTLSPESAHQVTWLMGDRGIPKSWRHMNGYSSHAYSWINSAGEIFWVKYHFKTDQGADFLTQEEADRLAGEDGDYHQRDLYEAIERGEYPSWTLKMQIMPFEEAKTYRFNPFDLTKVWPHGDYPLIEVGRLTLDRNVTDYHTEIEQAAFEPNNIVPGTGLSPDKMLLARGFSYADAHRARLGTNYKQIPVNTPKVEVHSYSKDGAMRIHNVSDPVYAPNSYGGPQADPARAAEVRWYADGEMIRAAYTLRAEDDDWGQAGTMVREVLDDDARDRLAHNIIGHVSKGVKEPVLSRVFEYWRNVDADLGKKVEEGVRANLS
- a CDS encoding DUF6788 family protein, yielding MVDPSLDDLEGQRTRLYEQLAATGDFRRGSISENYRRCGKPNCACAQPDHPGHGPRYLWTRTVAGRGTKGRQLSAEEVDKVRAELANYHRFAAVSEQIVAVNEAICEARPPGAAGTVSSTVDTQAEKGGSERRSKRSSRPR